The proteins below come from a single uncultured Carboxylicivirga sp. genomic window:
- a CDS encoding SDR family oxidoreductase: MNKTALVTGGAQRLGKAMVEFLASKGWNVIIHANHSENKAKELAVDLATRYQNQMFDIVLFDLTDWKNAQNLIGQLINKHHRIDLLINNASKYSRGSLTQTSEELLEQMTAIHYYSPLLMSKKIVETNNSAIIINMIDAAIVNSITDHSAYLLAKKSLTEFTKLAAVEWAPNVRVNAIAPGPVLPVEGKSTQAFETVVNKTPLEKPVDIKALTSTLSFLLDNPNVTGQIVFCDSGQHLV, from the coding sequence ATGAATAAAACAGCATTAGTTACCGGAGGAGCACAACGTTTGGGTAAAGCTATGGTTGAATTCCTGGCTTCTAAGGGCTGGAATGTTATTATCCATGCAAATCATAGCGAAAATAAAGCAAAAGAGTTAGCTGTTGATTTAGCTACACGTTATCAAAATCAGATGTTTGATATAGTTTTATTTGATTTAACAGATTGGAAAAATGCACAGAATTTAATTGGTCAACTAATCAATAAGCATCATAGAATAGATTTATTAATTAATAATGCCAGTAAATACTCCCGGGGATCATTAACTCAAACATCAGAAGAACTACTGGAACAAATGACGGCTATTCATTATTATTCTCCTTTATTAATGTCAAAAAAGATAGTTGAGACTAATAATTCTGCAATTATCATTAATATGATAGATGCAGCAATAGTGAATAGTATAACAGACCACAGTGCTTATCTATTGGCAAAAAAGAGTTTAACCGAATTTACTAAATTAGCGGCTGTTGAATGGGCGCCTAATGTAAGAGTTAATGCCATAGCTCCCGGGCCCGTGTTACCAGTGGAAGGGAAAAGTACACAAGCATTCGAAACGGTTGTTAATAAAACTCCCCTAGAAAAACCTGTTGATATTAAAGCTTTAACATCTACTTTGAGTTTTTTGCTTGATAATCCTAATGTTACAGGGCAGATAGTATTTTGTGATTCAGGTCAGCATTTGGTCTAA
- a CDS encoding FolB domain-containing protein, translated as MSTLKIKNLLLRTCVGFNPHEIGKRQDVNINITIEYTTEKEELSDDPNDALDYRTITKEIISKVENSQFNLIEALGRMVLDCIMANQRVEYAEVEIDKLHALRFSESVSMTLSQSR; from the coding sequence ATGAGTACCCTCAAAATAAAAAATCTTTTACTAAGAACTTGTGTTGGATTTAACCCTCACGAAATTGGTAAACGACAGGATGTAAATATAAATATTACCATCGAGTATACGACTGAAAAAGAAGAGTTATCAGATGACCCTAACGATGCTCTGGATTATCGTACTATTACCAAAGAAATTATATCGAAGGTTGAAAATAGCCAGTTTAATTTGATAGAGGCGTTGGGACGTATGGTTCTCGACTGTATTATGGCCAACCAAAGAGTTGAATATGCCGAAGTGGAAATTGATAAACTGCATGCTCTTCGATTCTCCGAAAGTGTTTCAATGACTTTATCACAATCTAGGTAA
- the folK gene encoding 2-amino-4-hydroxy-6-hydroxymethyldihydropteridine diphosphokinase — translation MHKAIIGIGSNINADKNIKEALLLLKKIGQVEKVSEIRITKPIGITDQADFQNGAVLIKTDLHQDGLNEQLKIIEDRIGRDRSRPKFGPREIDLDIVVFDNVIVDDDYHSRDFLKELVDSVWL, via the coding sequence ATGCACAAAGCAATAATTGGGATCGGTTCTAATATTAATGCAGATAAAAATATTAAGGAAGCATTACTTTTATTAAAGAAAATTGGTCAAGTGGAGAAGGTTTCTGAAATTAGAATTACTAAACCAATTGGCATAACTGATCAGGCCGATTTTCAAAATGGGGCTGTGTTGATTAAAACTGATTTGCATCAAGATGGTTTGAATGAGCAGTTAAAGATCATTGAAGATAGAATAGGCAGGGATAGATCAAGACCTAAATTCGGTCCTCGTGAGATTGACTTGGATATTGTGGTGTTTGATAATGTAATTGTCGATGATGATTATCATTCAAGAGATTTCCTAAAAGAACTCGTTGATTCTGTTTGGTTATAA
- a CDS encoding tetratricopeptide repeat-containing sensor histidine kinase, translating to MNYTSPILRKYSTIVFIILFGIISLVQAQSDQASDLLNKLKNASTKEEVNIYNQLSKTYLYNDPQMAIKYARQALQLALQQNDKKGEAEAYNNLGMGYYFANDYEQLLESYRKSLSSYRDIGDNRSISMLSSTYFRLKQSDKALKSYKRSLNLYIKDKDWNNIAETYKKMADVYKNIADYRMALSYYKQALGLVEDREDEEAHGDRIRLLGEIGEIFFYQEQYDTALVYYHRMESILDQLGDHKNKSILQSNIANAYFYKGDLDQSFKTYKQVLKYQIEHNEHWEAAMSLLNLGLIYARWNDYSNAIKSHKQSLALAKSVDKANDLIRDNYLALSQIYEDKKDYKRAYEYRIMYSKLSESMMMEENVTNFVDVLGLQELEEKKKENEILQAKNKNYLLELEKENLVRWRLLFGSTILIISILVFVIYYRYYLKRVENKNLEQRIAGALKKQEEQQQIIMHQSSLTSLGELAAGIAHEINQPMQNISLSTESIKYELAEEDPNKGFINQSVNEIFEDIVRVRQIVDHIRIFSSGQKDEVEEEFSVSECVKSAVSMIGNQYANHHIKLQIDLVDNPPLVLGNPHRLEQVIHNLLSNARDAVEERKQQDEDLQMEVKIRTHADEKQVYLEIEDNGIGIASNRKTDIFLPFVTSKQLGKGTGLGLSISYSLIKEMNGRIEVESLHGKGTRMVVVLPVFKKNR from the coding sequence ATGAATTATACTTCCCCAATTCTAAGAAAATACTCTACGATTGTATTCATAATATTATTTGGTATTATTTCATTGGTGCAGGCTCAATCCGATCAGGCAAGTGATTTATTAAATAAATTAAAAAATGCATCGACCAAAGAAGAGGTAAATATTTATAATCAGTTATCGAAAACGTATTTATATAACGATCCTCAAATGGCTATTAAATATGCCAGGCAGGCTCTTCAATTGGCTCTTCAGCAAAATGATAAAAAAGGTGAAGCTGAGGCTTATAACAATCTGGGGATGGGATATTATTTTGCTAATGATTATGAACAATTATTAGAATCTTATCGAAAATCGTTAAGCTCTTATCGTGATATTGGCGACAATCGTAGTATTTCAATGCTATCATCAACCTATTTTAGGTTAAAACAATCGGATAAAGCACTCAAAAGTTATAAACGTTCTTTAAATCTTTACATTAAAGATAAGGACTGGAATAATATTGCCGAGACATATAAAAAAATGGCCGATGTTTATAAGAATATTGCCGATTACCGAATGGCGCTCTCGTATTACAAACAAGCTTTGGGATTGGTTGAAGATCGTGAAGATGAAGAGGCACATGGCGATCGAATCCGTTTATTAGGTGAGATTGGCGAAATCTTTTTTTATCAGGAGCAATACGATACTGCTTTGGTTTATTATCATCGTATGGAATCTATTCTTGATCAGTTGGGCGATCATAAAAATAAGTCGATTCTACAAAGTAATATTGCTAATGCTTATTTTTATAAAGGTGACTTAGATCAATCGTTTAAAACTTATAAACAGGTGCTCAAATATCAAATCGAACACAATGAGCATTGGGAAGCGGCTATGAGTTTATTGAATTTAGGTTTAATATACGCTCGTTGGAATGATTACTCGAATGCGATAAAAAGTCATAAACAGAGTTTAGCATTGGCAAAGAGCGTTGACAAGGCAAATGATTTGATACGTGATAATTATCTAGCCTTATCGCAAATTTATGAAGACAAAAAGGATTATAAGCGAGCTTATGAGTATCGAATAATGTATTCCAAGCTGTCGGAATCGATGATGATGGAAGAAAATGTGACGAATTTTGTTGATGTTTTGGGTTTGCAGGAACTGGAAGAGAAAAAGAAGGAGAATGAAATACTGCAGGCAAAAAATAAGAATTATCTACTCGAGCTCGAAAAAGAGAATTTGGTTCGATGGCGTCTTTTGTTTGGTTCAACCATCTTAATTATCTCTATACTGGTTTTTGTTATATATTATCGATATTACTTAAAACGCGTTGAAAATAAGAATCTTGAGCAGCGTATTGCCGGTGCTTTAAAGAAACAAGAAGAGCAACAGCAAATCATAATGCATCAATCGAGTCTGACTTCTCTAGGGGAGCTGGCAGCAGGTATTGCACATGAAATCAATCAACCGATGCAAAATATTTCGTTATCAACCGAAAGTATTAAATACGAATTGGCAGAAGAAGATCCTAATAAAGGATTCATTAATCAATCGGTTAATGAAATTTTTGAAGATATTGTAAGAGTACGACAAATTGTAGACCATATTCGTATTTTCAGCAGTGGGCAAAAAGACGAGGTTGAAGAAGAATTCAGTGTAAGTGAGTGTGTGAAAAGTGCTGTTTCGATGATTGGAAATCAATATGCGAACCACCACATAAAATTACAAATCGATTTGGTTGATAATCCACCTTTAGTGCTTGGTAACCCGCATCGGTTGGAACAAGTTATTCATAATTTACTTTCCAATGCGCGCGATGCTGTTGAGGAAAGAAAACAGCAGGATGAGGATTTACAGATGGAAGTGAAAATCAGAACCCATGCAGATGAAAAGCAAGTATATCTCGAAATTGAAGATAATGGTATAGGGATAGCTTCCAATCGAAAAACCGATATCTTCCTGCCTTTTGTAACAAGTAAGCAATTAGGTAAAGGAACAGGTTTAGGCTTATCCATTTCGTATAGTTTGATAAAAGAGATGAATGGTAGAATAGAAGTGGAGAGTTTACATGGTAAGGGAACCCGAATGGTGGTTGTTCTGCCTGTTTTTAAAAAGAATAGATAA